The genomic DNA AATCCAGAGATTGTACTTGAAACTGATCGTTTTTCAATTGAAGAATGTGTCGAGCAGCTAATCAGCTACTTAACGAAAAGAAATTTTATTTAAGTATAAGGGGGTAAAAACATGGCATACGAAAAAATTTGGAGAGATAATCCAAACCTTAATAAAACAGAGATTAAAAAGCTTCAAAAAGACGGCCTAAAGATCTTTGATGATATTCCGTACTATGCGAAGAACGGTTTCAGCTCGATACCGAAGGAAGAATGGGATATGTTCAAGTGGGCGGGTCTGTATTTACAGAGGCCGAAAGAAGACGGCTATTTTATGATGCGTGTTACCATTCCATCGGGCATTTTAACGAATGAGCAGGCAGTTACACTGGCGAATATCGCTAAAGATTACGGCCGGGGAGTCTATGATATTACAACAAGACAGGCAGTACAATTTCACTGGCTGACGATTGAACAAATTCCCGATATTTTTGATCGCCTAAAAAAAGTGGGCTTGTCTACGGCAGGTGCTTGCGGGGATATAACAAGAAACATTGTCGGAAATCCTCTAGCAGGCATTGATCCAAATGAACTGTTCGATACTAGAGATATAGTAAGGGAAGTTTACGAGTACTTCCAATTTAATGAGGATTTTTCAAATCTTCCGCGTAAATACAAAATTTCTATCAGCGCAAATGTGTATAATTCTTCCAATGCGGAAATTCATGACTTATCATTTGTTCCTGCTTATAAAGAAATAAATGGCGAAAGAGTAGCGGGCTTTCACGTGAAAGTCGGCGGCGGCTTGTCTTCCGTACCGAAGCTGGCAGAGACGCTGGATGTATTTATAACTCCGGATCAAACATTAAAAGTAGCTATAGCGGTCACTACTATATTCCGTGATTACGGCTATCGTGAAAAGCGCCACCGTGCGCGTATGAAATTTCTTGTCGCAGATTGGGGTCCTGAAAAATTCAAGGAAAAGTTATTGGAATATACTGGCCCACTTCCTGAAAAAGGTGAAGATGCGGTGAAAGGATGGTCCGCCGGATACTATTATGGGGTTCACAAACAAAAACAGGATGGATTGAATTTTGTGGGAGTCAATATTCCTGTCGGACGTTTAACTCCTGATGATGTACTCGAATTTGCTCGTTTATCAAAAATTTATGGGAATGGGGAACTTAGAAACTGTAATTCTCAAAATCTGATTATTTCGAACATACCTGATGAAAATGTTGACGCGTTGCTAAAGGAAGATTTATTTAAAAAATTCCCTATTTCCCCGAATAAAGTGGTCGGCTATTCCGTTTCATGCACCGGAATCGAGTATTGCAACTTGGCGCTGGTGGAAACAAAAGAAAGAATGAAAAGAATTGCCGAGAATTTAGATAAGGAAGTGGATCTTGACGTCCCTGTACGCATTCACATGGTCGGCTGTCCGAACTCTTGCGGCCAGCGGCAAATCGCAGATATCGGGTTGCAAGGAATTAAGATGAAAAACAAAGACAAGGTCATGGTTGAGGCGTTTGAAATTTTTATTGGCGGTACGCTGAATAATGGCGGAAAATACAATGAAAGGCTAAAGGGCAAAGTTGAAGCGCATCAGCTTGAGTATATTTTGAAAGAGCTTCTGTTGTATTTTAATGAAACGAAGCTGCCAGGTGAGACATTCTATGATTATGTTGAAAGGGTTGGAACGTCTTCGTTACAGGAAAAATTGGATTTGCTATTAAGCAGTGTAGCAGTTTAATACATTGAAAGGTGATCGGCTTATGAATTTGTACCGGTTTGAAGTCACGCTTAAGGGTAATGAGGTCATTCACGTTGTCATCGCAGCCGAAAACGATGAAGATGCATTTCGCCTTGTCGATGTAGAGATTGAAAAGCATTTTTTGAAACTACCTGAAATCCAGGATATTTCATTATACGAAAAGAAGAAAATTCGAAAAGGGAATGGGTTTGTGTTATCGCGTCTAGAAACAGCTTAAGCAAGCGGGAAGGATGTAGAAAATGGGGAAAGTTTACTTGGTTGGTGCAGGACCTGGTGATCCTGAGCTTATTACATTAAAAGGATTGAGATGTATCCAAGAAGCAGATGTTATATTATACGATCGATTAATTAATAATGAATTGCTAAACTATGCCAAACCGAATGCGGAATTGATATACTGCGGCAAGCTGCCAGGTTTTCATTTACTGCAGCAAGAGACAATCAACCATTTTCTTGTGAAGTACGCAAAAAAAGGAAATGTTGTAACGAGATTGAAAGGCGGGGACCCATTCGTTTTTGGAAGGGGCGGAGAGGAAGCAGAAGCTCTTGTTAAACATGGGATACAGTTTGAAATCGTACCGGGTATTACAGCGGGAATAGCGGCGCCGGCATATGCCGGCATTCCCGTAACACACCGGGAGTACGGTTCATCATTTGCCTTCATTACAGGCCACCGAAAAAACGGTGAAGAAGACAGCCACAAGTGGGATGCACTTGCAAGAGGGATCGATACTCTTGCCATCTATATGGGAGTAAAAAATCTTCCTTACATCCAGCAAAAGCTTCTTGAACATGGGAAAAACCCAAATACACCGGTAGCATTCATTCATTGGGGAACGTTCCGCGCACAAAAAACGGTCGTAAGCACTCTTGAATTTGCTGCAGAAACCGCCGCAAAGGAAAAAATAGAAAATCCTACTCTAATCATTATTGGAGAGGTTGTCAAGATGCGTGAGAAAATCAGCTGGTTCGAGCAGATGAATATCGATGAAAGACTGCTTGTAAGCGAGGGAATATAATGGAAGCTATTCTCTATATCTGTCATGGAAGCAGGGTGAAAAAAGCGTGTGAGCAGGCCATTGAATTTATAAAAAAATGCATGGCCCAAAACCCTGTTTCTATTCAAGAGTATTGCTTTCTTGAATTGGCGGCTCCCACGATCGAAGAAGCATATGAAAAGTGCGTCCAAAGAGGCGCTACTAAGATTGTTGTTCTTCCTGTTTTGCTCTTGACTGCTGTCCATGCAAAAGAAGATATACCAAACGAACTTGAACGAATCCGAAAACGATTCCCGAACGTGGAAATGGTATATGGGAGACCAATTGGCGTCCACCACCATATGATTGATATCTTGATTGAACGTCTCCTTGAAACAAGGGAAGAGCTTAGTGAAGATTCCATGGTTCTCTTAATCGGTAGAGGGAGCAGCGACCCGGACGTAAAGCGTGACTTAACCGAAATCGCACAGCTGCTAAAAAGGAAAGCAGGATTAAAAAGGGTTGACACATGTTATTTAACAGCAGCAAAACCTGGTTTGGAAGAGGCTCTTTTTACTGCAAAGCAGAGCAGCTATAGGAAAATATTTATCATCCCATATCTGCTTTTTACAGGAATTTTGATGAATACCATTAAAAAAACCATTAAGGCAGGCTTCGCTGATGGAGAAAAGGAATATGTATTATGCAATTATCTTGGATACCACCCGTTGATTGGAAACATATTGCGGGAACGTTATAACGAACTTTTGGGAGGCAGCGACCGTGTATCCCATTATGCTTGATATGACCAATAAGCTATGTGTTATCATTGGCGGTGGGAAAATTGCTTATCGAAAAGTGGTTCCATTACTCAAAGCAGGAGCAAACATCCATATCGTAAGTCCGGAAATATGTGACGAGATAAATAAGCTCTGGACTGAACAGAAGGTAAAAGTGTTTTTAAAAGAAGTAGAAAAGGCTGACTATGAACATGCTTTTATGATCATTGCGGCTACAAATTCGAAAGAAATAAATGAACAAATTTATAAAAATACAACGGAAAATCAGCTGGTTAATATCGTTAGCGATCAAGAAATGGGGAATTTCCACATACCTGCTTCCGCAGTAAGAGGACGATTGGTGATAAGTGTTTCAACTGGCGGGGCAAGTCCGGCTCTTGCGAAAAAAATAAGAAATGATTTACTTGATCAATTTGATGAATCCTATGAAGGTTATCTTGATTTCTTGTGGGAAGTCCGCAAGAAAATCAAGAACAGCCGTTTATCAGAGACGGAGAAATCAAATCTGTTACTCAAATTGGCAGAGGAAAAATTTAAAGATTCCGAGAAAGAAAGAAACAGATTTATGACTTGGATGCAAGAATTTTTAGTTGATTAAAAAAATTGTTAAGTATTATCAAGTTTATCGGTTTTATAAAAGACCTTTTTAAAAACAGAAAGGATCATCATCCTCTTTTGACTATAAATTATACTAAAAAGATCGGAATAGGAGGTTTTTATGAAAAAATTACTTGTTTTAGCTTTCGTTGGATTTGTTGCACAGTTAATTGATGGATCATTAGGAATGGCTTATGGAGTTACTTCCTCATCACTTCTTCTGGTCTTTGGAATCGCTCCGGCTGTGGCATCGGCTTCTGTTCACTTATCCGAAGTTGTAACGACAGCAGCATCGGGGATTTCACATATTAAGTTCGGAAATGTGGATCGAAAAATGGTGTTTCGCCTAACTATTCCAGGTTCTATCGGGGCCTTTGTCGGAGCCTGTTTTTTAAGCAATTTGCCTGGAGAAATTGTAAAACCATATGTTTCAACATTTCTTTTAATTCTTGGTGTCTATATCATTTTCCGGTTTTTGTTTTTGTTTAAACCGGCTGAAGAAAAGGAGTCTCCGCCGTTGCCGTATAAACAGTCCATCCTTTTAGGACTGATTGCCGGGTTTGCTGATGCTACTGGAGGTGGTGGCTGGGGACCGATTGCAACGCCCATTCTTTTATCTAAAAAAGGAATGACAGCTCGTAAAGTTGTTGGAACAGTAGATACAACAGAGTTTGCTGTTGCTATATCAGCCTCTTTAGGTTTTATCCTTTCTCTTGGATGGAACACAGTGAATTGGATATGGGTATGTGCTTTGATGCTTGGAGGAGTTGTTGCTGCACCCATTGCAGCTTGGCTTGTTAAGATCATGCCAGCACAGATGATGGGAGTTTTGGTGGGAGGATTTATCATTTTGGTGAATGCCCGAACTTTACTATCAGCCTGGCTGCCGAATTCTTCTGAATATTATTCTCTTATTTACAGTATTATTTTATTATTATGGGGAACAGCTATAATTTTCTCTGCCAAAAAACTAATCAATGTAAACAAAAATAACCTAGTAAAAGGTTCGAACATCCAAAGTGATAATTGAGCAATCTGAGTCCACATCCGGGCTCAGGTTTTTTATTTTTATATGAAAAAAAGCTGGCATTTTGCCAGCTTTTTGATTATTTGTACACTATTACTTTTACAGTTTTGACACCCCATTGGATAGCTTTTGAATGTGAAGGCATGAATACATCAATTCTATTGCCTCTGATTCTTCCTCCTTTATCAGCTGCAATCGCATAGCCGTAACCTTCCACATAAACCTTTGAACCTAGTGGAATTATTTTTGGATCAACGGCAACTACTTTTATCGAAGAATTTTTCTTTAAATTTAAGCCTGTAGCCGTTATTCCGTTGCAGCCTTTGCAAGTTGCTGTATAAGCAGACGCTTTAACAGTGATTGTTTTATACACTGCTGTTTTAGCTGATGCGACTTTTGCGGTAGTTCTAGCGGCAGCATTCGCTGTTCCTGAAATTTTTAAAATCTGCTTTGGCTTGATTACATCGCTCTTAAGATGATTCCAGCTTTTTAACTGGCTGACAGTCACTTTATATTTTTTAGCTATGTCCCAAAGAGTGTCACCGTTTTTTACTTGATATGTACCTGCTGCCGAAGCTACTCCTGAAAATCCAAAAACTAGAAAGATTGATGAAGTAATATATAATAGTAGTTTCTTCAACTTACTAAAACCCCTTTGTTAAATCTATGTTTTTTTTCGTAAACATAGAATAACAAGAAAATATAACAGTAATGTTTCAATGAATTACTAATTATGTTACAAAATGAAGACATCGGTTTATCATTGTAATTAGAGGAAGTAGCTTACATACAAAACTTGATTTATTTTGAATTGAGAATTTTTGAAGATAAACTATTTGACATCTAAATTAATAAAACATATAATCACAAATGTAGCTAGCAAATGTTAGCGCTTTAATAATATTAAATCGCTTTCAAGGCTAGCAAACTATAATGAGTGTGGTATCTAAACTGATTCATCCTTTGTTAAATTAAAAGTCTTCCGACCGTCGTCATGGCGAAATCGTTCTATTAGTCACTGAAGCCCGTGTAAACAAAAATTTAACTAATATCAACAGAGAGGTGCTTAAACGTGTTACGAGATAAAGATTTGCAATCTATCCAGGAAGTAAGAAACTATCTTGAAGAAGCAAAATCAGCGCAAGAAATCGTTGCAAAAATGACACAAGAAGAGATTGACAAAATCGTTGAAAGCATGTCGAATGCGGGAAGAGAAGCAGCAGAACGATTGGCTGCCATGGCAGTAGAAGAAACAGGTTTTGGTAACGTTCCTGATAAAATTACAAAAAATTTGTTTGCTTCAGTTGATGTTTACAACTCTATCAAAGATGTGAAAACAGTCGGAATTATTAATCGGGATGAAGAAAATAAAATTTGGGAAGTGGCTCAACCTGTAGGGATCGTTGCAGGAATCGTGCCATCTACAAACCCAACTTCAACAATTATTTTTAAATCATTAATTGCAGTTAAAGCTGGAAATGCAATTGTATTCAGCCCGCATCCAGGTGCTGCAAAAAGTTCACTAGAAGCTGCAAAACTCATGCAAGAAGCAGCTGAGCGCGCAGGAGCTCCTAAAGGTTTAATTTCTTGCATCACTCAACCAACATTAGCTGCAACAAATGAGCTTATGAAACATAAATTAACAGGCGTAATTCTTGCAACTGGCGGTCCTGGTATGGTGAAAGCGGCATACAGCTCTGGAAAACCAGCATACGGCGTAGGACCTGGCAACGTACCTGTCTACATTCATGAAAGTGCAGACATTGCAAAAGCTATTGAACTAATCATTGAAAGTAAGACTTTTGACTACGGAACAATTTGCGCTTCCGAACAAGCTCTTTTAGTTGATGAATCTATTAAAGAAAAAGTTGTTGCCGAATTAAAACAACAAGGTGCTTACTTCTTAAATGAAGATGAGAAACGTAAAGTTGAATCCGTCATCATGGTAAACGGTGCATTAAACGCTAAAATCGTTGGTAAAACTCCACAAGTGATTGCGGAAATGGCTGGAATTGAGGTTCCGTCTGACGTAAGAGTTCTTGTTGCGGAAGAAACAGGAGTGGGTAAAGAATATCCATTCTCAATCGAAAAATTATCTCCAACTCTAGCATTCTATACAGTGAAAGGTATGGAAGAAGCAAGCGCTCTTGCTCAAGAAATGCTTGAAAAAGGCGGTCTAGGCCACACAGTTGGAATTCACGCCCAAGACGAAAAAGTAATTGAAGCGTACACAATCAATAAACCTGCTGGACGTATTATTGTAAATGCTGGTACAACATTTGGTGGAATTGGTGCAACTGTGAATGTAAAACCATCCTTGACTCTTGGATGCGGTGCTATGGGTAACAACGTTACATCTGACAATGTTACAGTAACACATTTATTCAACATTAAACGTGTTGCATTTGGCGTCCGCGAAATGCCAAAAAAAGATGAAAGCGCTCAAAAAGAACCAGCTCTAACAAAATAAGAAAGCAAAAAACAATAATTGTACCACAAACCCGGTGTTAAATCGGGTTTGTGGTTTTTTATTTATGTCGGTCTAACCCCTCAATACACATAGTGCGAGAGTCCCTCAACGAATTAATGTTTTAAAGTGGTGCAGGCTTAACTACCTCATGACCTGTAAATGCCGCGATATTTTCTCTCCATCAGATTTATTCATTATATTTTCTCCTTATCATAAAGATTTATGAACGCAAATCGGACATTTTTGCAATTTTTTGGGAGAATATGCATTTCAGAAAAAGTGGATAACGGCTTTATCGAGTGGTTACGTTAAACATGTGGGAGGGTGATCTTAATTAACAGATCCTTCCCACTCAGTTAGCTGATGAATCGTTTATTAATAATGATAAAGATTTATCAGCAAAAATGACTGAATAGATAAGAATTAAGCATACAGAAAAAAGTGAGAGGTGGCGTTCATTTTGATAAGGGATAAAGATTTGCAATCCATTCAGGAAGTAAGAGACTACCTTGAACAAGCTAAATCAGCCCAAGATATCGTCGGAAAGATGTCACAAAGCGAGATCGACCAAATTGTTGAGAGCATGGCGAATGCGGGAAGAGACGAAGCGGAACGATTGGCGACAATGGCAGTAGAAGAGACGGGTTTTGGTAAAGTGGCTGATAAAGTTGTGAAAAATCTGTTCGCCGCTAATGATGTATACAACGCAATTAAAGATATGAAAACCGTAGGGATCATAAATCGGGACGAACAAAATCGTGTTTGGGAAATCGCTCAACCTGTAGGAATCGTCGCGGGAATCGTCCCATCAACAAATCCCACTTCGACAGCTATTTTTAAATCGTTGATCGCAGTCAAAGGAAGAAATGCAATCATTTTTAGCCCTCACCCGTCGGCTGCAAAATGCACGGCTGAAGCGGTTAAAATCATGCAAGAAGCAGCTGAGCGTGCGGGGGCTCCAAAAGGGCTAATCTCTTGTATTACACAGCCGACATTGCCTGCAACGAATGAGTTAATGAAACATAAATTTACAAAAGTAATTCTTGCCACTGGTGGCAGCGCGATGGTGTTAGCGGCATATAGTTCCGGGAAACCAGCATACGGCGTAGGTCCAGGAAACGTACCATCATATATTCATGAAAGTGCGGATTTAGAAAAAGCCGCTAGACTTATCGTAGAAAGCAAAAATTTTGATTATGGAACGATTTGTGCTTCCGAACAAGCTCTTGTCGTTGATCAATCCATTAAAGAAAAGTTCATTTTCGAGTTAAAGAAGCAAGGTGCTTACTTTTTGGATGAGAATGAAAAACAAAAGGTAGTTTCTGTTATCATGGTAAACGGAAGGCTCAACGCCAATCAGGTAGGAAGATCTCCTCAGAAGATTGGGGAAATAGCCGGTATAGAGGTTCCTTCCGACGCGAAGGTGCTCGTAGCAGAAGAGACGAATGTGGGCAAAGAATATCCAGTTTCCATTGAAAAATTGTCCCCGGTTCTTGCATTTTATACGGTGAAGGATAAGGAAGAAGCAAGTGGTCTTTGCGGACAAATACTCGCATTTGGCGGATTGGGCCATACATTAGGTATTCACTGTAATGACGATAAGGTAGTAGAAGAATTTACCTTAGATAAACCGGTTTCACGTATTGTTGTAAATGGGGGTACGACGTTTGGAGGAATAGGCGCCACTACGGCAATATTCCCATCTTTAACACTGGGATGCGGCGCGATTGGTAATAACATTTCGTCTGATAATATTGGGGCAAAACATATGATCAATATTAAACGTGTGGCGTATGCGATCCGCGAGATGCCAAAACAGGACGAAGTTTCGCAAAAAGAACATGCACTAACGAAATAAAAAAAAGGACCGTAATAATTAATGAGGTTGACCCGTAGGTTTCTGGCTCTTCGTTTGGGTCAGCCTCATTTTTTGACCTATTCAAAATGCTTGGTTTCGGTACGTCGTTGGAGTAAGTAGTTGGAGATTAGTCTCCTTCATATTCGATTCTTAACGGCAGCCTAATTGCCGAAATGCTTCCTCACTCATTCGCTCCGGTGTCCAAGGCGGATTCTACGTGATTTGTACATCGACATCTTTAATCCCCTCAACGTCTGCCAGCGCCCGTTTCACAAACGTCACTTTCCAGTATTTTTTATCGAGCTGTACTGTTTCGTAGGTA from Bacillus methanolicus MGA3 includes the following:
- a CDS encoding nitrite/sulfite reductase, with the translated sequence MAYEKIWRDNPNLNKTEIKKLQKDGLKIFDDIPYYAKNGFSSIPKEEWDMFKWAGLYLQRPKEDGYFMMRVTIPSGILTNEQAVTLANIAKDYGRGVYDITTRQAVQFHWLTIEQIPDIFDRLKKVGLSTAGACGDITRNIVGNPLAGIDPNELFDTRDIVREVYEYFQFNEDFSNLPRKYKISISANVYNSSNAEIHDLSFVPAYKEINGERVAGFHVKVGGGLSSVPKLAETLDVFITPDQTLKVAIAVTTIFRDYGYREKRHRARMKFLVADWGPEKFKEKLLEYTGPLPEKGEDAVKGWSAGYYYGVHKQKQDGLNFVGVNIPVGRLTPDDVLEFARLSKIYGNGELRNCNSQNLIISNIPDENVDALLKEDLFKKFPISPNKVVGYSVSCTGIEYCNLALVETKERMKRIAENLDKEVDLDVPVRIHMVGCPNSCGQRQIADIGLQGIKMKNKDKVMVEAFEIFIGGTLNNGGKYNERLKGKVEAHQLEYILKELLLYFNETKLPGETFYDYVERVGTSSLQEKLDLLLSSVAV
- a CDS encoding sirohydrochlorin chelatase, producing the protein MEAILYICHGSRVKKACEQAIEFIKKCMAQNPVSIQEYCFLELAAPTIEEAYEKCVQRGATKIVVLPVLLLTAVHAKEDIPNELERIRKRFPNVEMVYGRPIGVHHHMIDILIERLLETREELSEDSMVLLIGRGSSDPDVKRDLTEIAQLLKRKAGLKRVDTCYLTAAKPGLEEALFTAKQSSYRKIFIIPYLLFTGILMNTIKKTIKAGFADGEKEYVLCNYLGYHPLIGNILRERYNELLGGSDRVSHYA
- a CDS encoding acetaldehyde dehydrogenase (acetylating), which translates into the protein MIRDKDLQSIQEVRDYLEQAKSAQDIVGKMSQSEIDQIVESMANAGRDEAERLATMAVEETGFGKVADKVVKNLFAANDVYNAIKDMKTVGIINRDEQNRVWEIAQPVGIVAGIVPSTNPTSTAIFKSLIAVKGRNAIIFSPHPSAAKCTAEAVKIMQEAAERAGAPKGLISCITQPTLPATNELMKHKFTKVILATGGSAMVLAAYSSGKPAYGVGPGNVPSYIHESADLEKAARLIVESKNFDYGTICASEQALVVDQSIKEKFIFELKKQGAYFLDENEKQKVVSVIMVNGRLNANQVGRSPQKIGEIAGIEVPSDAKVLVAEETNVGKEYPVSIEKLSPVLAFYTVKDKEEASGLCGQILAFGGLGHTLGIHCNDDKVVEEFTLDKPVSRIVVNGGTTFGGIGATTAIFPSLTLGCGAIGNNISSDNIGAKHMINIKRVAYAIREMPKQDEVSQKEHALTK
- a CDS encoding NAD(P)-binding protein produces the protein MYPIMLDMTNKLCVIIGGGKIAYRKVVPLLKAGANIHIVSPEICDEINKLWTEQKVKVFLKEVEKADYEHAFMIIAATNSKEINEQIYKNTTENQLVNIVSDQEMGNFHIPASAVRGRLVISVSTGGASPALAKKIRNDLLDQFDESYEGYLDFLWEVRKKIKNSRLSETEKSNLLLKLAEEKFKDSEKERNRFMTWMQEFLVD
- a CDS encoding DUF3906 family protein, which translates into the protein MNLYRFEVTLKGNEVIHVVIAAENDEDAFRLVDVEIEKHFLKLPEIQDISLYEKKKIRKGNGFVLSRLETA
- the cobA gene encoding uroporphyrinogen-III C-methyltransferase codes for the protein MGKVYLVGAGPGDPELITLKGLRCIQEADVILYDRLINNELLNYAKPNAELIYCGKLPGFHLLQQETINHFLVKYAKKGNVVTRLKGGDPFVFGRGGEEAEALVKHGIQFEIVPGITAGIAAPAYAGIPVTHREYGSSFAFITGHRKNGEEDSHKWDALARGIDTLAIYMGVKNLPYIQQKLLEHGKNPNTPVAFIHWGTFRAQKTVVSTLEFAAETAAKEKIENPTLIIIGEVVKMREKISWFEQMNIDERLLVSEGI
- a CDS encoding acetaldehyde dehydrogenase (acetylating), which gives rise to MLRDKDLQSIQEVRNYLEEAKSAQEIVAKMTQEEIDKIVESMSNAGREAAERLAAMAVEETGFGNVPDKITKNLFASVDVYNSIKDVKTVGIINRDEENKIWEVAQPVGIVAGIVPSTNPTSTIIFKSLIAVKAGNAIVFSPHPGAAKSSLEAAKLMQEAAERAGAPKGLISCITQPTLAATNELMKHKLTGVILATGGPGMVKAAYSSGKPAYGVGPGNVPVYIHESADIAKAIELIIESKTFDYGTICASEQALLVDESIKEKVVAELKQQGAYFLNEDEKRKVESVIMVNGALNAKIVGKTPQVIAEMAGIEVPSDVRVLVAEETGVGKEYPFSIEKLSPTLAFYTVKGMEEASALAQEMLEKGGLGHTVGIHAQDEKVIEAYTINKPAGRIIVNAGTTFGGIGATVNVKPSLTLGCGAMGNNVTSDNVTVTHLFNIKRVAFGVREMPKKDESAQKEPALTK
- a CDS encoding sulfite exporter TauE/SafE family protein, whose translation is MKKLLVLAFVGFVAQLIDGSLGMAYGVTSSSLLLVFGIAPAVASASVHLSEVVTTAASGISHIKFGNVDRKMVFRLTIPGSIGAFVGACFLSNLPGEIVKPYVSTFLLILGVYIIFRFLFLFKPAEEKESPPLPYKQSILLGLIAGFADATGGGGWGPIATPILLSKKGMTARKVVGTVDTTEFAVAISASLGFILSLGWNTVNWIWVCALMLGGVVAAPIAAWLVKIMPAQMMGVLVGGFIILVNARTLLSAWLPNSSEYYSLIYSIILLLWGTAIIFSAKKLINVNKNNLVKGSNIQSDN
- a CDS encoding 3D domain-containing protein, yielding MKKLLLYITSSIFLVFGFSGVASAAGTYQVKNGDTLWDIAKKYKVTVSQLKSWNHLKSDVIKPKQILKISGTANAAARTTAKVASAKTAVYKTITVKASAYTATCKGCNGITATGLNLKKNSSIKVVAVDPKIIPLGSKVYVEGYGYAIAADKGGRIRGNRIDVFMPSHSKAIQWGVKTVKVIVYK